A portion of the Doryrhamphus excisus isolate RoL2022-K1 chromosome 20, RoL_Dexc_1.0, whole genome shotgun sequence genome contains these proteins:
- the LOC131107944 gene encoding E3 ubiquitin-protein ligase TRIM69-like, whose amino-acid sequence MWSYLSCPVLDLKTAHPKLEISQDGRQVCWKEQPDIEAPTTQPYDSQYSVLAKKSFTTGQHYWEVIVQEKPYWLIGVTTGSVNEDHGPSPRPSGVGVNKTSWCLYHGEGQYLACHDTQEKQLQVGKKVRKLGILANVQKGELSFYNADNMTLLHSFKVECKEPLFPMFNPCIDINGLNRQPLTMFWIKDPWDWGGSTD is encoded by the exons ATGTGGTCCT ATCTTAGTTGTCCTGTCCTAGACTTAAAAACAGCCCATCCGAAGCTGGAGATATCACAAGATGGGAGACAAGTGTGCTGGAAGGAGCAACCTGACATTGAAGCTCCAACCACTCAGCCATACGACTCCCAATACAGCGTCTTAGCTAAGAAGAGCTTCACGACCGGCCAACACTACTGGGAAGTCATTGTACAAGAGAAACCCTATTGGCTGATCGGTGTCACCACTGGGTCAGTCAATGAAGACCATGGTCCGAGTCCGAGGCCTTCTGGCGTGGGTGTGAATAAGACTTCCTGGTGCTTATACCATGGGGAGGGACAGTACCTGGCATGCCATGACACCCAGGAGAAACAGCTGCAAGTTGGGAAGAAAGTCAGAAAGTTGGGCATTCTGGCAAATGTCCAAAAGGGGGAGCTGTCCTTCTACAATGCGGACAACATGACCCTGCTTCACTCTTTCAAAGTGGAGTGCAAAGAACCTCTCTTCCCCATGTTTAACCCCTGCATTGATATCAATGGACTCAACAGGCAGCCACTGACCATGTTTTGGATCAAGGACCCCTGGGATTGGGGTGGTAGTACTGATTGA